TTTACCACGCCGATAGTGTGCGCGATTTTGCCTTCGGTAGCTCGCGTAAGTATATCTGGGATGCTATGGGCGTAGATATTGATGGACGCACCGTGATGGCGATGTCCTACTATCCCAAGGAAGGCAATCCTCTGTGGGAGCAGTACTCTACCGAAGTAGTAGCGCATACCCTCAAGACTTATTCTAAGTTTACTATTCCATATCCGTACCCCAAAGCTATTTCGGTGGAAGCTTCTAACGGTATGGAGTACCCAATGATCTGCTTCAACTACGGTCGCCCGGCTGCGGATGGTACGTACTCCGAACGAATCAAATACGGTATGATTGGAGTGATTATTCACGAGGTAGGTCATAACTTCTTCCCCATGATTGTCAATTCTGATGAGCGGCAGTGGACGTGGATGGATGAAGGTTTAAATACTTTTGTGCAGTACTTAACCGAACAGGAGTGGGATCGCAACTATCCTTCTCGCCGTGGCCCAGCATTCAAAATTGTGCCTTACATGAGTGGCGATAAATCGCAGATCAGTCCAATTATGACCAATTCTGACCAAGTACAGAACTTAGGCCCCAACGCTTACGCTAAGCCCGCTACTGCGTTGAATGTTCTGCGGGAGACTGTAATGGGACGAGATCTATTTGACTATGCTTTCAAAACCTATGCTGAACGCTGGGCTTTTAAGCACCCTGAGCCGGGTGACTTCTTCCGTACTATGGAAGATGCTTCTGGTACCGACCTGGATTGGTTCTGGCGAGGCTGGTTCTATACTGTAGACCACGTAGATGTTGGTATTGATAATGTGAAGTACTATCAGATCAATACCAAGAACCCCGAAGTAGAAAAGCCCATTGCCAAGCAACGCTACCAAGAGCGGGAAAAACATATTAGCCAGACGTACAATGAGGAAGATGTAGCCACTACTGCTATTGAGGCTGATCCAGCTCTTCGGGATTTCTATAATCGCTACGATCCATTCTCAATATCTCCCGCCGACCAGCGAGCCTACGACTCATTTATCGCCAGCCTAAACGATAAGGAGCGTAAACTGGTAGAGTCAGGCAAGCATTTCTACGAAATTAACTTTAGCAATATTGGTGGATTGATTACGCCCGTAATTCTTGGCTGGACCTACGAAGACGGCAGTACCGAGATTGAACGTATTCCGGCGGAGGTATGGCGATATAACTCTAATAAGGTGACCAAAGTATTTGGTAAAGACAAGAAGGTGACCCAGATCGTGGTTGACCCTTACCGCGAAACGGCCGATACCGATGAGACCAATAACTATTTCCCGAAGCAGAACATCCCTACCCGCTTTGAAGTATTCAAACAGAAGCAGAACGCCCGGGGGACTTCCGGCCCTAACCCCATGCAACAACAACGCAAGCGAGGCAATAGCGATGTAGGCAACGAATAGTGAATGATGATTGATGAGTAATGATTAATGGTAAGCAGTTAGTCATTATTCACCAATCATTATTCATCAGAACTTTATGGTTTCTTCTACCCTACCGCATTTAAGCATATCGTCGCCAAAGTAGGGGTTGCGAATTTCTTCGGCATTACTCAGCCAGTAGGCTCCTCGGTCGTTAAAGGCCATAGGGCAATACTGCTTATACAATGTTTTATTTCCCCCATCTTGCGTTTCTAATAGCTCGTACAGATGTACAGACAAACTATCGAAGTACATTCGTTGAGTGTCTAAATCGGTTACAGTAGCAATTTGTTTGGCACTCTGTTGTACCCCCATCATATTAGTAGCATCAATAACCTCTAACATACTCATTGCCTTCGCTTGGGATTCTTCCGGACTGGAAGTAACCAGTGCATCTTTTAGTAATAAGTACTGATCTACTACCGAGGCTAAGTTCTTCTCTTCTGATGATTGGTTATCATTGGCGGGAGAAGTGTTAGCCGATTGCTCTGAGGCAGAATTGGTACAAGCTGCTAGGAAGACCAATGAGATGGTAAAGATGAATAAGTTTTGAATAGGTCGCATCATTATAGTATTCGGGTTTAGAAGTCCTGATTTTATGTTTCACCGCGTAGGTACTTAACCATGTTATTGACAAACAGTTTGCTGTGCTTTAGTATCGATAATACTGTAAGGCTTTTTACAAATCTGAAGATACGAGCAATTCTTCTGTCAAAATCCAAGCGGTTTGAACGTTAGTAATCGAGTCGGTTGGTCGCGTATAGGCACAAAACAGCCGATTATTGGCCTGAGCAATGATTGGGAAACCACTACTGCGGGCAACTCCTACTTCCGTTAGCGTAACGGACTGCCCTAGAGCACCGGAGGAATTTACCGCTATTAATTTTATACCTGCTTTATCACTGCTGCTTTCCATCCAACTGACTACAGCGGTAGTTTCATTAATCATTTCAATATCCACTCTGCCCAGTGGCGGTTGCTGATCAATCTGAATGGGCTTGCCAAATGTTTTTCCGCCATCGCCGGAGAAGATAACCTGCACCTTGGGAATATCATTCGCAGCGGTGAACCATACTACGGCGACGTAATTCTTATAGACACTGATCGCCGGGCCATTCACCGGGCAACCGGCAATCTGCCAACCGTCGTCGTGCAACGGGTACGGGGCCGACCAGCCTTTAGCTGTTTGACGCACCACGTAGATATCGCGAATTTCATCATCAGTACGATTGCGGTACACCATAATGGCACTGTCAGAAGTTAAGGCTGCATCGGTTTGACAACAACCGCAAATCCGGTTGTCCAGATAATAGCCTGCCTGAGCGGTGCCATCGGGTGTGATAATATTCGTATACAGATTCATAGCTCCGTTCTCCTGTTTCGTCTGACGACCATCTAACCACACCGATAGTATTTGAGTAGAAGATAGGGGCAGTAGCGTGACAAAGCCATGTTCAGCTGCCACGCCGTCTTGGTGCAGCACCGCCGGAGTGCTCCAGTCGGTTTGCTGAGAGTCAGCTAAGGAAATTTTTATATCATAATCGTAGGTTCCCTCCGCGCTCTTTTGAAGATAGTGAGCCACCGCAAAAGAATCAGTCACGGCCATAGAAGGAAAGTCAGCCCAATTGACGAACCAATCTTCACCCTGAGCAATGGTTTTCAGCGAAAAACTGCGTTGGCAACTGCTAAGAAATACTACAATTAGAAAAAGAACGTAGAAACTGCACCGAATCATGGGAGGGCCTTAAGCTGATTCATGGCTTCGGCATCATTCCATTCCTTACTGCCGATAACCGTTTCTACCAGCTCACCCGCAGAGTTAATTAGAAAGGTAGTGGGCAAGGAGTAGATATTTAGATTCTCAATGGGGGTTTTGGTATGCACAAACTGGAAAGTAAAATCTCGTTTCTCAGTAAACTTCTGGATTTTAGCTAAATCTTCGTAGGAAGCCACCAGAAAAACGTACTCTTCGCCCAATTGCTCCGCCGCCTCACTTATGGAGGGCATTTCTATGATACAAGGTTTGCACCAAGTAGCCCAAAAATTTAGAAATACTTTTTTACCCTTCAGGGCTTCCCAACTAATCGGGTTCCCATCCAAATCGAGTAATTCAATAGCGGTAATATCCACTTCCGTATCGGCCACAGTTTGGGTGCTGTTTTCTTCGCTTACCTCAATTTGGTATGAAGCATTTTCCGGCGACGAACATCCCGCGAGAAATAGCCAAGAAAGTAGGGTGATGGTGTAGTACATTGTTGATTGTTTTAAATGGTTCAATTGTTCAGCGGCTAAATTGGTGATTAGTTATTAGTTCATGGTTGATAGTCGGCAGTCCACAGGTCTAGAAGCTTAAAGTGTTCGGGTGTTGGGAATTAGTCATTACTCATTCTCTACTACCCATTGCCCCACGCCAATTAATCATTATTCATTAACTAGTGGGCTCTATCAACAATCAATTTTAAATTCCGTTCTCCGTTGCTAACTGCTAACTGCTAACTGCTAACTGCTAACTGCTAACTGCTTCACTGCCCTTTGTTCCAACGATAGATAACTTCTTGGGCTGGTTTATTCTGAGGCGTAAAGCGGCTGTTGTTAACCCCGCCCGAACGGTGGTGGGGTACACTCCACTTCCACAAGAAGCCGCCCCCGTACCAGGGTTCGGTATTGAACGTCTCGTAAAGAGCATCGTAAGCGGTGCGTTGCGCCCACATATCGGTGGTTAGTTCGCTTTCGCTCATATTCCAATGCTCGCCCGCACTGTGAATCATACTGCGGTAGCCGTATTCAGTGAAGATTAACGGACGGTTTAACGACTGACTAAACGAAGCCAATTTTTTCTTAATGGGCTTCCACCCTTGCATTAGCTCTTCTTTAGACGGTTTAGGCTGATCCGAAAGCGGAAAATATCCGTCAATGCCGATATAGTCCAGGTCTTGCCAGAACGTAACATTGTGGTAGTTATCCCAGTTGGCAGCGTAGGTAAGTGGCCCATCGTATACTTGGCGCACGTCGCGAATAAGCGATCGCCAAAACTCCGGTCGTTGCTTTACTGAGTGCCGCACTTCCGTGCCAATACAGAATAATTCTACCGAAAGTGAATCGGCCAACTTAGCAAACGCTAATACATAGTCGCGGTAATCTTTTTCCCAAGTAGCCCAGGCTTCCGGATTTCCCAGATCAAAATCACCGGGCCAACCCTGGTTCTTTACCCACAGGTGAGGCTTTACCATCACCTTCATTCCTCGGTCGTGGGCCATTTCTACGCAGTGGGCAATTCCGGTCAAGCTTTCGCCCCAGTAGTAGTACTTCTTTTGGCCTTGCCACCGCACAAAGGTTTCTCCGGGAATGCTAAAAGCGTAAGGAACTAATGCTACCCAGTTGAACCCTAACGAGTCTACAGGACCTAACTCATGCGATTCAAACGGGTCGCGCGGCCCTTCCAAATTAATTCCTTTGATAAGATCAGCACGGTACGGAGGATGGACTTGTTCAGAATGGGCTGAGTCGCAACGGGTGAGCAAGCCAAGAACGATAGTACCTGCGAGTAGATAAACTGTAGCGTAGAAGGCAGTATGTTGCGACATAATCCTTACTTAGTTTATTGAATTTAACAGTAACAACCCGTAATGCAGTTCATAGTTTTCTTAGGCTTTAATTCTCTTGACTAACGGCGGATGCATAATAACTTCGTAAAATGGTATACTGGCAAGCTATAACTCTGGGTTTTGCTTCAGTGTATCTGAATTGCGACGGGTTTGCGCCTTGCCTTCTTGCGCGTTATAGTAAATCCGTTGAGTAGGATACGCAAAATCAATATCTTCCTGCTCCGCAAAAGCAGTAAGCACTTCTTCCCAGATTTTATGCTCAGTCGTACGTCGTTTGCGGGGGTTACAGAGATAACGGATGGTGAGCGATACTCCGTTTTCAATCACCCGGGTGTACACTATGGGAGTAAGATTAGTGTAAAAAATCAGGTACTGCTTAGAAGCTTCCATTAGTCGTTTGGCGGCTGTACGAGATAGCTGATCGACGTGGGTATGAACTACATCTTCTAGGATAGTTTTGGCTTTTTTCCAGTTACTCTCGAAGGTTACCCGAACTTCAATCTCATTCCAAATATGATTGAACCCCTGGGTGAAGTTAGCCTGGGGCTCCCTAAATACTTTACCGTTAGGAATATGAATGATTCGCCCGGTACTCTGGTCGGCATCCACCCAGTTTCTGATCTCATTGATGGTAAATTGGTAGAACCGAATATCAATTACATCACCCGCAAATTCGCCGATCTGAACCCGATCGCCAATTTCAAACGGGCGACGTAGTAAAATAAATACCCAGCCTGCTATGTTAGCAATAGGTTCTTGCAAGGCAATGGCCAGCCCTGCCCCAACCAAACCAAAGAACGTAGCTAGCGACCCTACCCGATCTATCCAAATAGAGCCAATAATAATAACCAGCAGTAGGTTAGTCAGGTTTTTTATACCGTTTCGCCAGTAATAACGATCCTTTGGATTCTTTACTCCCCGAAAGATAAGTTTCAACCCAAAGAACCGAAATAGCCACAATCCTAAGATTACCAGCAGCGAGTAGGCAATTTTTAGTTGGAT
This region of Tunicatimonas pelagia genomic DNA includes:
- a CDS encoding glycoside hydrolase family 113; its protein translation is MSQHTAFYATVYLLAGTIVLGLLTRCDSAHSEQVHPPYRADLIKGINLEGPRDPFESHELGPVDSLGFNWVALVPYAFSIPGETFVRWQGQKKYYYWGESLTGIAHCVEMAHDRGMKVMVKPHLWVKNQGWPGDFDLGNPEAWATWEKDYRDYVLAFAKLADSLSVELFCIGTEVRHSVKQRPEFWRSLIRDVRQVYDGPLTYAANWDNYHNVTFWQDLDYIGIDGYFPLSDQPKPSKEELMQGWKPIKKKLASFSQSLNRPLIFTEYGYRSMIHSAGEHWNMSESELTTDMWAQRTAYDALYETFNTEPWYGGGFLWKWSVPHHRSGGVNNSRFTPQNKPAQEVIYRWNKGQ
- a CDS encoding TlpA family protein disulfide reductase, producing the protein MYYTITLLSWLFLAGCSSPENASYQIEVSEENSTQTVADTEVDITAIELLDLDGNPISWEALKGKKVFLNFWATWCKPCIIEMPSISEAAEQLGEEYVFLVASYEDLAKIQKFTEKRDFTFQFVHTKTPIENLNIYSLPTTFLINSAGELVETVIGSKEWNDAEAMNQLKALP
- a CDS encoding mechanosensitive ion channel family protein yields the protein MNISEWIAENWMISQAIQLKIAYSLLVILGLWLFRFFGLKLIFRGVKNPKDRYYWRNGIKNLTNLLLVIIIGSIWIDRVGSLATFFGLVGAGLAIALQEPIANIAGWVFILLRRPFEIGDRVQIGEFAGDVIDIRFYQFTINEIRNWVDADQSTGRIIHIPNGKVFREPQANFTQGFNHIWNEIEVRVTFESNWKKAKTILEDVVHTHVDQLSRTAAKRLMEASKQYLIFYTNLTPIVYTRVIENGVSLTIRYLCNPRKRRTTEHKIWEEVLTAFAEQEDIDFAYPTQRIYYNAQEGKAQTRRNSDTLKQNPEL
- a CDS encoding DUF3347 domain-containing protein; its protein translation is MMRPIQNLFIFTISLVFLAACTNSASEQSANTSPANDNQSSEEKNLASVVDQYLLLKDALVTSSPEESQAKAMSMLEVIDATNMMGVQQSAKQIATVTDLDTQRMYFDSLSVHLYELLETQDGGNKTLYKQYCPMAFNDRGAYWLSNAEEIRNPYFGDDMLKCGRVEETIKF
- a CDS encoding M1 family metallopeptidase, with amino-acid sequence MRHHFLLLILSTAFLPTGLLAQQKQHTDKFEQLGPAMLPTPNVYRAGSGAPGHQYWQQRADYKITCEINDDNQRLTGSETITYYNNSPDVLDYLWLQLDQNMRAEDSDTYKTRTNSLSNKMNIDNLEAIIGYGFDGGHKIQAVKDADGNDISYTINRTMMRVDIPEPLKPGENVTFSVDWYYNINDRNLMGGRGGYEYFPEDGNYLYTITQWFPRMAVYDDHNGWQHKQFLGRGEFALTFGDYEVEITVPSDHIVASTGTLQNPEEVLTTEQRDLLAQSKTADKPVIIVSQDEVEKKEKRQAKDTKTWIYHADSVRDFAFGSSRKYIWDAMGVDIDGRTVMAMSYYPKEGNPLWEQYSTEVVAHTLKTYSKFTIPYPYPKAISVEASNGMEYPMICFNYGRPAADGTYSERIKYGMIGVIIHEVGHNFFPMIVNSDERQWTWMDEGLNTFVQYLTEQEWDRNYPSRRGPAFKIVPYMSGDKSQISPIMTNSDQVQNLGPNAYAKPATALNVLRETVMGRDLFDYAFKTYAERWAFKHPEPGDFFRTMEDASGTDLDWFWRGWFYTVDHVDVGIDNVKYYQINTKNPEVEKPIAKQRYQEREKHISQTYNEEDVATTAIEADPALRDFYNRYDPFSISPADQRAYDSFIASLNDKERKLVESGKHFYEINFSNIGGLITPVILGWTYEDGSTEIERIPAEVWRYNSNKVTKVFGKDKKVTQIVVDPYRETADTDETNNYFPKQNIPTRFEVFKQKQNARGTSGPNPMQQQRKRGNSDVGNE
- a CDS encoding exo-alpha-sialidase, with the translated sequence MIRCSFYVLFLIVVFLSSCQRSFSLKTIAQGEDWFVNWADFPSMAVTDSFAVAHYLQKSAEGTYDYDIKISLADSQQTDWSTPAVLHQDGVAAEHGFVTLLPLSSTQILSVWLDGRQTKQENGAMNLYTNIITPDGTAQAGYYLDNRICGCCQTDAALTSDSAIMVYRNRTDDEIRDIYVVRQTAKGWSAPYPLHDDGWQIAGCPVNGPAISVYKNYVAVVWFTAANDIPKVQVIFSGDGGKTFGKPIQIDQQPPLGRVDIEMINETTAVVSWMESSSDKAGIKLIAVNSSGALGQSVTLTEVGVARSSGFPIIAQANNRLFCAYTRPTDSITNVQTAWILTEELLVSSDL